GGCGTATAATTATCCATCTGTCAGTGGAAAGGCTAGTGTTCCAGATAAACGCACTGGGGGACGAGCCCATTCTGAGTTTTTTACAAGGAATAAGCATAATACTGAACTTGCTCTTGCTAATGTAATATCGAGTGTTGTTGCGCGTGGTTGGAATTGCCTTTGGAGCTATTCTGATACTGGTTGTGCCAATATGGCAAATGTGATTGAAAATGTTGTTAAATTTTCAAAATGTCATGTTAAATCATGTGTTGCGCCTCATAGACATAATTCTCAAGGAGGAATGCGTCCCAAGCAGGTTTTAGAGTATGCTGTTTCGTTTATTTCACCTTAACATTTCACTCAGAGTCGCCTTTCGGCGACTCTTTGGACTGCTACCGAAACAACTTCGGAACGTGAATAAACAATAATGGCATTATTACCCCTACACCGAGGCATGCGGTAAATAATTGTATTAAATAACTTCGATGGAAGTCGCTATGCATGGTCTTTGCCTTATCATATAATTCGGCAGCTTTCTTGGCTGCATCTTCGCAACGGGCAACGCAAACTTCAAGTCGTGTGGAAAGCTGTGAGACGACTTCAACGGGATAGGTCCTGACCTCGTTTGCGGATGATCTCACGTTCTCGCTCGCGCTCTTTATGTCCCGCTGCAAAGTCTGCAAGAGGGAAATTACCTCCGACGTACTCTTGGCACGAAGGAATTCCTGCTTGTTCAAAAGAGCAAGCCTGTCCTGGAGCATGGCCGCCTCTTCCGAATCCGGCATCTGCTGCGTCCTGGTGGCTCCTCCCCATCTCCCGTCCGAGCCAAGCCCCATCCCCAAGCTCTTGTTGCGAACGTCCTCTGTCTTGCTCATGGCGTAAACCTCTTTGCTGAAGTGAATTCCAAGTATAGCTTTTGCCGAGCTTGCTCCCCTTGAAGGCGACGCCATCAAGAGAGAAGCTGATTCCCGAGACGAAACCCGTACTGGCTGTGTTCAGGCGGACTTCAACCCCTACCAAGGCCAGCCGGTCGCGGAAGGCGTCCAGTGAACACCCACGGCCAAGCGCTGTGTCCACCGCGTTTTGCAGTTTCATCCGAGCCGAGGACTCTCCCGTCCTCAGGGAGTGCTCAAGTTCTCCCTTTTTGGGGGCTGTACGGCCCACTTCCTGGCTTGGTGGCACCATACGCAAGCCGAATTGACGCTCCAGGCCGCGAACGATGGTCTCCTGGCGTTTGTAGTCGTGGGAGTCGCTGACTACCTGGCCGTCCAGCATGATCCGGTTAACCAGAATATGAATGTGCGGATGCTTCGCGTCGGTGTGATGGCTGATGATGTATTGATTGTTCACGAACCCCATGCCCTGCATCCAGGCGTGAGCCGCCTCACGCCATTGGTCGTCGGTCAGGCGCTCATCAGGATGGATGCTCAGGCTCGTGTGGCAGACCGCCTTGGCGAGCCTAGGTCGCATGACACGCACGGCTCCGAATTCGGAGGCAAGCGCGCGTGGCGTTTCCCCGGCCATGTTGGTTTCCAGCAACACGCTCTTGCCGGGTTGCAGGTCGTATTCCACCGCGCCACGGAAGCCTTTCCCCTTGATCAGCTTGGCAATCACAATTCTTCCCCCAGCAAAGCCCGCTGAAGGCGAATGATTTCCTTGCGGACGCCAAGGAGGATAGTGGACGAAACAACGGCGCGCCCCTCGTTGGCGGCCCGGGCGATTTGGTTGATGTTGACGGCAAGGCGCGTCAATTCGCCATAGGCTTCACGATTGGCCTCGGGTACGGGTGCAGGTGGCAACTGACGACTCAACGCCGCAGTGCGAAGCCATTGCGCTGGGCTCATGCCCATGTGACTGGCCTTGCGCTGGAGTGTTTCCCATTCGGTGGCATTGACGCGGACACCGATTGTAATCCGGCGCACGGCAGAAGGATCGCCCTTGGGGCGTCCCCCTGGTCGAATTCTTCCTTGGAGTCTGTCTTCCATCACGGCCTTCCTCCTTGAGCCCGGGGCGTGCCATGGGCCACGCCAGCCCGGGCTGGAAGGCCTTGCCTCGCAGAGCAAGACGTTTGAGCGCAGCGAAAACATGGCTTGCTACAAACCGGCTGCCCCGCGCCACGACAAGTTGACGCATCCGGCTGAGGCGTGGCGGTCATGGATTTCAAGCGTGACGCCAGGGAAGAAACGGTGAAAACACACTTAAGAGCAAAATTCGCAATATTCGCAGAAAGCCCGCAAACGCCCCCAGAAGGCATTTTCGCGAATACTGCGAATATTGCGCTATAGGTCTTTTTTCGCGGCGTGAGGTCAGGGTTCATGTCATGACTCCGAAGTAGGATCGGCGTGGATGCAGGGATTGACCAAGAACACCCGGGACGGTCGCCCGCGTCCGCCAGTCGCATGATCCCGAGGCAGAATGAAGCCGCGCTCCTCAAGTATGGTCAGGCCCATGTTCACCAGGGCCATTTTGGGCCATCGTCCCTTGACCTTTTCCAGAGCGCCGCGCCCCGTGAAGGACGCCAGCCGGTCTTGCCGGAGCCACTGCAAAATCACTTTCGCGCACTCGATGCTATCGTCCGCGCCCATGAGACTGAACACTGCCCGAGAGTGCTCGATCAGATGCTTGGCGAGCTTCACCGCACTTTCAAGGGTCTGCCCGGAGATGGGATGATGCTGGGGAACATCGTGAAGCGTGACATGGCACAGTCCGGCCAGACGAAGAGTCTGTCCGGGGAGTTTGCCGCCCCAGTCGCGCATGCGGCTGAGCGGCCCCCCGTCCGCCAGATCGGCTTCGATGGAGTTGGCGAAAGCGTACCAGATGGCTCGCGCTTCGTGGCTCAATGGCAGCAAGTAAGGGACGATGTTCCCCTGAGCATCCCTCTTCCATGGAAGTTGAAGCAGGTTTCTCAAGGTGGAGCCGTAGGCATCGCTGAGGTCCGAGGGGATGGGCAAGGTTTCCACCGCCCGCGTTCCAACAAGACTCTTTGGCAGCAGGAAGAGCATGCGCCCAAGCAGGCCGCGACCTCGAAAGGCAGGCGTCTGGGCTGCCCCGGCCAGCACGTCGGGCTGTGCGCTGAGGATAAGTGTCAAGGTAGGTTCTTCAATCAGGATGGGTTCGGCGTGACGGCGGTCGATCCGCACGGCTTCCCCGCTCCACGACTTGAGCACCGCATCCAGGTTGGGAGCGCCGTGGCTGTAGCGCCCTGCAAGGATGTCAAGAAAGCCGCCCTCGGCCTCGATCATGGCGATGCGCTGGTCCTGCTGGGCCATCAAGGCGGCCAGTCCTTCGGGAGTGGCGTCGTCCGCCAGCAGCCGGGGAGCCACCGGAAGCGATTCCATCTCTTCGCGGAGCTGCGCCACCTGACGGATCAAGTCACGCTGTTCGGAGGAATCCTGGCAGCGTTTGGCCTTGGCGATGGCCACGCGGGTCAACTCTTCCTGCACTTGGCGCTGGGCGTGCGCGTATTTCAGGATTTCAGCGGTCTGTCGCTGCTGTTCGCGTTCCCATTCCAGGAGCGGTGCACGGCAGGCGTCCTTGGCAGCGCTTTTACGCTCGCCAGGGGGCAGGATGGCTACTCCATAGATGTTGAGCGTCTCCGTATACCCCTCTCGGATCAGCACGCGGTATTTTCGCTGGCTGGTCGCCGCTACCGCTCCTAGGGCATTGAGCAACGGCAACTCAAAGGGGACCTGGATCGAAGCGCTAACGGCAGAGGCAAATTCACCGATTACGCCAGGGAGGATATCATGGGGAATGGCTCCCGGGGACTGCTCCTCGAAGAGCACAGGGCTGCCGAAAGTGATCTGCTCAGGCATGGGGGCCTCGCAGGATTTCAGCGGTGTCGCGGGTCTCGACGATCCTAGACGCAGAATAATCGTCTAAGTCTTTAATTTCATAGATAACCCTCCGTCCGTGCTTTCGAAAGCGGGGTCCTTTCCCAAGGGATCGCCAGACTTCGAGGGTGCCAGGACTGAGGCCGAGATAGGCGGCTGCTTCTCGGTTGTTTAAGGTCCGCTTAGGTACGATGTGGGGCATGCTGCTCTCCTTTGCCGGGTTAAGTTCGGCAAAGGAAAGCATAGGCAGGACGCGTTAGCACTCTACGGCAAGGTAGAGTGGTTGTTTGCGCTTAAATTCTGATTACGCTCACGGGATCAAGCAGGGGAACCTCCGACTTCTTGGGCTTGAAAGCAACTCCGTGCTCCCGGTATTTCTCCGCAAGAGCAAGAAAGGCTCCAAGGCCAGAACCAGAGACACTGCGCTCAGCAATGTTGAACTTACTAAAATCAACAAAACAAGCTTGGGCAGGGTCGTCAATTACTTTACCTCGAAAAAAAGCAGCCCAATAATGAGCAACATCCTTGTACCTTGGCCAAATATTGTTAGCAATATTGGACTCTGTAAACCTCACATTGACGCCGTTGACCATGTATTCGCTGACACGCTTACAGCAATCATTCTGAAT
This genomic window from Fundidesulfovibrio putealis DSM 16056 contains:
- a CDS encoding relaxase/mobilization nuclease domain-containing protein, with amino-acid sequence MIAKLIKGKGFRGAVEYDLQPGKSVLLETNMAGETPRALASEFGAVRVMRPRLAKAVCHTSLSIHPDERLTDDQWREAAHAWMQGMGFVNNQYIISHHTDAKHPHIHILVNRIMLDGQVVSDSHDYKRQETIVRGLERQFGLRMVPPSQEVGRTAPKKGELEHSLRTGESSARMKLQNAVDTALGRGCSLDAFRDRLALVGVEVRLNTASTGFVSGISFSLDGVAFKGSKLGKSYTWNSLQQRGLRHEQDRGRSQQELGDGAWLGREMGRSHQDAADAGFGRGGHAPGQACSFEQAGIPSCQEYVGGNFPLADFAAGHKEREREREIIRKRGQDLSR
- a CDS encoding helix-turn-helix transcriptional regulator is translated as MLSFAELNPAKESSMPHIVPKRTLNNREAAAYLGLSPGTLEVWRSLGKGPRFRKHGRRVIYEIKDLDDYSASRIVETRDTAEILRGPHA
- a CDS encoding YfjI family protein; translation: MPEQITFGSPVLFEEQSPGAIPHDILPGVIGEFASAVSASIQVPFELPLLNALGAVAATSQRKYRVLIREGYTETLNIYGVAILPPGERKSAAKDACRAPLLEWEREQQRQTAEILKYAHAQRQVQEELTRVAIAKAKRCQDSSEQRDLIRQVAQLREEMESLPVAPRLLADDATPEGLAALMAQQDQRIAMIEAEGGFLDILAGRYSHGAPNLDAVLKSWSGEAVRIDRRHAEPILIEEPTLTLILSAQPDVLAGAAQTPAFRGRGLLGRMLFLLPKSLVGTRAVETLPIPSDLSDAYGSTLRNLLQLPWKRDAQGNIVPYLLPLSHEARAIWYAFANSIEADLADGGPLSRMRDWGGKLPGQTLRLAGLCHVTLHDVPQHHPISGQTLESAVKLAKHLIEHSRAVFSLMGADDSIECAKVILQWLRQDRLASFTGRGALEKVKGRWPKMALVNMGLTILEERGFILPRDHATGGRGRPSRVFLVNPCIHADPTSES
- a CDS encoding plasmid mobilization protein is translated as MEDRLQGRIRPGGRPKGDPSAVRRITIGVRVNATEWETLQRKASHMGMSPAQWLRTAALSRQLPPAPVPEANREAYGELTRLAVNINQIARAANEGRAVVSSTILLGVRKEIIRLQRALLGEEL